The region CCGCCTTCTGGCCGGTCTTCATGCCCTATCGCTATACCACCGATGCCAGCGACGAGGCCAAGAAGGCCGTCACCGATGCCGGGCTGAAGCTGGTCGAGAAGCAGATGGGCGTGCTGAACGAACATCTCGAGGGCCGCGACTGGATGCTGGGCGAAGGGCGCGGCAAGCGCTCGGTCATCGATGCCTATGCCTGCCCGATGATCCGCTGGGGCATCAAGCTGCTGCCCGGCGGGCTGGCCGAGTTCCCGAATGTGCTGGCCCTGCATGACCGGCTGGCCGCCGATCCGGCCGTTCAGCGGGTGATGGAACGCGAGCGGGCGAAATGACCAGCGGCATTCACCACGTCACCGGCCTGACCCGCAGCGTCCAGAAGAACGTCGATTTCTACAGCGGTTTCCTTGGGTTGCGGCTGGTCAAGCAGACCGGCGGCTATGAGGATGCCGAGCAGTTGCACCTGTTCTATGGCGATGCGCTTGGCAGTCCCGGCTCGGTCATCACCTTTCTGGTCTGGGAGGCCGGATCGCCCGGTCGCGTGGGCCATGCGCAGGTGGGCGAGATCGCCTTTGCCGTGCCGCCCGCCAGCATCGGCGACTGGCTGCAACGGGCCATGGCCGCGCATGTCCCCGTCGAGGGGC is a window of Paracoccus zhejiangensis DNA encoding:
- a CDS encoding glutathione S-transferase family protein, whose protein sequence is MPTLYYAVGACSLAPHIVLEWIGAPFEAVRVQYGSPELLAVNPAGAVPTLREDDGWLLTQAGAILEYLAAKHPETGLSGGESLRERAEAHRWSAFLTSDMHAAFWPVFMPYRYTTDASDEAKKAVTDAGLKLVEKQMGVLNEHLEGRDWMLGEGRGKRSVIDAYACPMIRWGIKLLPGGLAEFPNVLALHDRLAADPAVQRVMERERAK